One uncultured Hyphomonas sp. genomic region harbors:
- the ileS gene encoding isoleucine--tRNA ligase: protein MTDSLTDRDYRDTLFLPATEFPMRGGLPKREPDWIKRWDDLNLYDRLRADAKERGAKQWILHDGPPYANGHIHLGTAMNKIVKDIIVRSHQMAGYDAAYVPGWDCHGLPIEWKVEEEFRSKGKTKDDVPPGEFRAACRAYAGKWVDIQKQEFRNLGIEGEWDNPYLTMKFESEASIVGEFLRMAMTGSLVRGAKPIMWSPVERTALAEAEVEYHDRKVPVIWVKFPVEGSDAYVVIWTTTPWTIPANQAVSYNPDISYGLYEVETVMSEEELGFAPYAKPGEKLILGDALAQAVMDGAKVSSFKRLEDVDPATLGKLSHPLHAMDPFFAHDIPLLAGEHVTDDAGTGFVHTAPAHGEDDFNVWVESGRTTQDIRQIVDPDGCYTPDVPRFAGMDIIRTSGKKRGEPGKANNEVIAALAESGNLLARGMTTIRDAHSWRSKAPVIRRATPQWFISMDKPGPNGKTLRENALKAIDETEFFPAVGRNRLRSMVEGRPDWLISRQRNWGVPITIFVNKSGQPHTAALEAEQADALNNAIKTAIAKGGVEAWFDTPAEDFLSPLGLSANEWDKVTDVLDVWFDSGTTHAFALRERGIIDPETGQADLYMEGSDQHRGWFQSSLLECCATRGMAPYKQVLTHGFIVDADGKKMSKSIGNTIEPEQIQKQYGIEILRIWTASGDYTEDLRISDEIIKGSVETYRKLRNTVRYLLGALDGWTEDESIAPEKMPGLERWVLHRLAELDAQVKAAYNVYDFKRVMSLLINFAGVDLSAVYFDIRKDSLYCDPRFSTMDAWDDATAFYGNRRRAARTVMAAVLERLLTWLAPVMPFTMEEAFLESHLSGKADSVHLLLFPETPEDWKDEKLAERWAKIFTVRRVVTGALEVERREKRIGASLEAAPVVHIADEDLVKAFEGEDAADLFITSGAELVNTLEGKGGGFTLDDTPGVVVYPQKAEGIKCRRSWKYFDPALADPEFPDITPRDALAVKAWDATHGE from the coding sequence ATGACCGATTCCCTGACCGACCGAGACTATCGCGACACCCTGTTCCTGCCCGCGACGGAATTTCCGATGCGTGGCGGCCTGCCCAAGCGTGAGCCTGACTGGATCAAACGCTGGGACGATCTGAACCTGTATGACCGCCTGCGCGCCGATGCGAAGGAACGCGGTGCGAAGCAGTGGATCCTCCACGATGGCCCGCCCTATGCCAACGGCCACATTCACCTCGGCACGGCGATGAACAAGATCGTCAAGGACATCATCGTCCGCTCGCACCAGATGGCGGGCTATGATGCGGCTTACGTGCCGGGCTGGGACTGTCACGGTCTGCCCATCGAATGGAAGGTGGAAGAAGAGTTCCGGTCCAAAGGCAAGACGAAGGACGACGTGCCGCCGGGCGAGTTCCGCGCCGCCTGCCGCGCCTATGCCGGTAAATGGGTGGACATCCAGAAGCAGGAATTCCGCAATCTCGGCATCGAGGGTGAATGGGACAATCCCTACCTCACCATGAAGTTCGAAAGCGAAGCCTCCATCGTCGGCGAATTCCTGCGCATGGCGATGACCGGCTCGCTGGTCCGCGGCGCCAAGCCGATCATGTGGTCGCCGGTGGAGCGCACCGCGCTCGCCGAAGCGGAAGTGGAATACCACGACCGCAAGGTTCCGGTGATCTGGGTGAAGTTCCCGGTCGAAGGGTCAGACGCCTACGTCGTGATCTGGACCACGACGCCATGGACGATCCCGGCCAACCAGGCCGTCAGCTACAATCCTGACATTTCCTATGGCCTCTATGAGGTCGAGACGGTGATGAGCGAGGAAGAGCTGGGCTTTGCGCCTTATGCGAAGCCGGGCGAAAAGCTGATCCTCGGTGATGCGCTGGCACAGGCCGTTATGGATGGGGCGAAGGTCTCTTCCTTCAAACGTCTTGAAGATGTCGATCCGGCGACGCTCGGCAAGCTGTCCCATCCGCTGCACGCGATGGACCCTTTCTTCGCCCACGACATCCCGCTCCTCGCTGGCGAGCACGTCACCGACGATGCCGGTACGGGCTTTGTGCACACCGCGCCCGCGCATGGTGAAGACGACTTCAACGTTTGGGTCGAGTCCGGCCGCACGACGCAGGATATCCGCCAGATCGTTGATCCGGACGGCTGCTACACGCCGGACGTGCCGCGCTTTGCGGGCATGGACATCATCCGCACCAGCGGCAAGAAGCGCGGCGAGCCGGGCAAGGCGAACAATGAAGTGATCGCGGCCCTCGCCGAGAGCGGCAATCTGCTCGCGCGCGGCATGACGACGATTCGCGATGCACACTCTTGGCGCTCCAAGGCGCCGGTCATCCGCCGGGCGACGCCGCAATGGTTCATCTCGATGGACAAGCCCGGCCCGAACGGCAAGACGCTGCGCGAGAATGCGCTGAAGGCCATCGACGAGACCGAGTTCTTCCCGGCCGTCGGCCGCAACCGCCTGCGCTCCATGGTCGAAGGCCGGCCGGACTGGCTGATCTCCCGCCAGCGCAACTGGGGCGTGCCGATCACCATCTTCGTCAACAAGTCCGGCCAACCGCATACGGCAGCGCTGGAGGCAGAGCAGGCGGATGCGCTAAACAACGCCATCAAGACGGCCATCGCCAAGGGCGGTGTCGAAGCCTGGTTCGATACGCCAGCAGAAGATTTCCTGAGCCCCCTCGGCCTGTCGGCCAATGAGTGGGACAAGGTAACGGACGTGCTCGACGTCTGGTTCGACAGCGGAACCACGCATGCCTTCGCGCTGCGGGAACGTGGTATCATCGATCCGGAAACCGGGCAGGCGGACCTCTATATGGAAGGTTCCGACCAGCACCGCGGCTGGTTCCAGTCGTCCCTGCTGGAGTGCTGCGCCACGCGCGGCATGGCGCCTTACAAACAGGTGCTGACGCACGGCTTCATCGTCGATGCCGATGGCAAGAAGATGTCCAAGTCGATCGGCAACACGATCGAGCCGGAGCAGATCCAGAAACAGTACGGGATCGAGATCCTGCGCATCTGGACGGCGTCCGGCGACTATACCGAAGACCTGCGGATCTCCGACGAGATCATCAAGGGCTCGGTCGAGACCTATCGCAAGCTGCGCAATACGGTGCGCTACCTGCTGGGCGCGCTCGACGGCTGGACGGAAGACGAGAGCATCGCACCGGAGAAGATGCCGGGCCTCGAACGCTGGGTGCTGCACCGCCTCGCCGAGCTCGATGCCCAGGTGAAGGCCGCTTACAATGTCTACGACTTCAAGCGTGTGATGAGCCTGCTCATCAATTTCGCGGGCGTGGACCTGTCGGCCGTCTATTTCGACATCCGGAAAGACAGCCTCTATTGCGATCCGCGTTTCAGCACGATGGATGCGTGGGACGATGCGACGGCTTTCTATGGCAATCGCCGGCGCGCTGCGCGCACGGTGATGGCCGCTGTGCTGGAGCGCCTGCTCACCTGGCTTGCCCCGGTGATGCCGTTCACGATGGAAGAGGCTTTCCTCGAAAGCCATCTCAGCGGCAAGGCGGATTCGGTCCACCTGCTCCTGTTCCCGGAAACGCCGGAAGACTGGAAAGACGAGAAGCTGGCAGAGCGCTGGGCGAAGATCTTCACCGTCCGCCGCGTCGTGACCGGCGCGCTGGAAGTGGAACGCCGCGAGAAGCGGATCGGCGCCTCGCTGGAGGCGGCGCCGGTGGTGCACATCGCGGATGAGGATCTGGTGAAAGCGTTCGAAGGCGAGGACGCAGCCGACCTGTTCATCACGTCGGGCGCCGAGCTGGTGAACACGCTGGAAGGCAAGGGCGGCGGTTTCACGCTGGACGATACGCCGGGCGTGGTCGTCTATCCGCAGAAAGCCGAGGGCATCAAATGCCGGCGCAGCTGGAAGTATTTCGACCCGGCCCTCGCCGATCCGGAGTTTCCGGACATCACCCCGCGTGATGCGCTGGCGGTGAAAGCCTGGGACGCGACGCACGGCGAGTGA
- the ribF gene encoding riboflavin biosynthesis protein RibF, which translates to MAIYADYRGLPASARGASIALGNFDGLHAGHRAVMDAARQAGGGKFSVATFEPPPRAYFRPSDPPFRIFRPERRNNAILAAGADTVFELPFNGEMASMTDEGFVRDVLVDGLSVSHVSVGFDFRFGRGRMGHAQRLASLGRALGFGVTIVDEVIELEGKASSTAIRQALHAGEPETAAELLGTWWIADGVVESGEKNGRTLGFPTANLHLGDLIHPRHGIYAVRARIDRQGDWLDGVANFGRTPTTGIRDPLLETHIFDFDDDLYGKWLEVQLISFIRPELKFADLDALVEAMHADAAEARKRLANL; encoded by the coding sequence TTGGCCATTTATGCCGACTACCGGGGCTTGCCCGCCAGTGCGCGGGGGGCTTCGATTGCGCTCGGCAATTTTGACGGGCTGCATGCCGGCCACCGGGCAGTGATGGATGCGGCAAGGCAGGCGGGGGGCGGCAAGTTCTCCGTCGCGACCTTCGAGCCGCCGCCTCGCGCCTATTTCCGGCCCAGCGACCCGCCGTTCCGCATCTTCCGGCCTGAGCGGCGCAACAATGCCATCCTGGCGGCTGGCGCGGACACGGTGTTCGAGCTGCCGTTCAATGGCGAAATGGCGTCGATGACCGATGAAGGTTTCGTCCGGGATGTGCTGGTCGACGGCCTGTCGGTCAGCCATGTCTCCGTTGGCTTCGATTTCCGGTTCGGACGCGGCCGGATGGGCCATGCCCAGCGGCTGGCCAGCCTCGGCCGGGCGCTCGGCTTCGGGGTGACGATCGTTGACGAAGTGATCGAGCTGGAAGGCAAGGCATCCTCCACGGCCATCCGGCAGGCGCTTCATGCCGGCGAACCCGAAACAGCCGCAGAGCTGCTGGGCACCTGGTGGATTGCCGATGGCGTGGTCGAGAGCGGCGAGAAGAATGGCCGGACCCTCGGTTTCCCGACCGCAAACCTCCACCTCGGAGACCTGATCCATCCGCGCCACGGCATTTATGCGGTGCGGGCAAGAATCGACCGGCAGGGTGACTGGCTGGACGGCGTTGCAAATTTCGGCCGCACGCCCACGACCGGCATCCGCGATCCGCTTCTGGAGACCCACATCTTCGATTTCGATGATGATCTTTATGGCAAATGGCTGGAGGTTCAGCTGATCTCCTTCATCCGGCCGGAACTGAAGTTTGCCGATCTGGATGCTCTGGTTGAAGCCATGCACGCAGACGCTGCAGAAGCCCGCAAACGCCTCGCGAATCTGTAA
- a CDS encoding TIGR01459 family HAD-type hydrolase — translation MTAPQFPQGLSEIAGRYDTILCDVWGVIHNGRRAFDEACDALVRFREGGGQVCLITNAPVPKAQVTRYFKPLGVPDAAFDDCVSSGDATRAELDRRKGQAVWRLGADEGWEHDRHLYEGLDLKFTEADEADLLLCIGLRDHVGEHPEDYREELAAGIARNLPMICANPDKQVRVGGQLYWCAGALADVYEDLGGKVIYPGKPHPPIYHLAIQRIEALTGGKPVDRSRVLCIGDSPATDVRGAGVQGFDSLYVGTGLKEHGEDFEEEVAELLAAYGEAATWAMTGLRW, via the coding sequence ATGACCGCACCGCAATTCCCGCAAGGGCTTTCTGAAATCGCCGGCCGCTACGACACGATCCTGTGTGACGTCTGGGGCGTGATCCACAATGGCCGCAGGGCATTTGACGAGGCGTGCGACGCGCTTGTCCGCTTCCGCGAAGGCGGCGGCCAAGTCTGCCTGATCACCAATGCGCCGGTGCCGAAAGCGCAGGTGACGCGCTATTTCAAGCCGCTGGGCGTGCCGGATGCCGCATTTGACGATTGCGTCTCCTCCGGTGATGCGACCCGCGCAGAGCTGGACCGCCGCAAGGGGCAGGCCGTCTGGCGTCTTGGCGCTGATGAAGGCTGGGAACATGACCGCCACCTCTATGAGGGGCTGGATCTCAAATTCACCGAGGCCGACGAGGCCGACCTGCTGCTGTGCATCGGCCTGCGCGATCATGTCGGCGAGCATCCGGAAGACTATCGCGAGGAACTCGCCGCCGGCATCGCCCGGAACCTTCCCATGATCTGCGCCAATCCGGACAAGCAGGTGCGTGTAGGCGGCCAGCTCTACTGGTGTGCAGGCGCGCTGGCAGATGTCTACGAAGACCTTGGCGGCAAAGTGATTTATCCCGGCAAGCCACATCCGCCGATCTATCATCTCGCAATTCAGCGCATTGAGGCGCTGACCGGGGGCAAGCCGGTCGACCGGTCCCGCGTCCTCTGCATTGGCGACAGCCCCGCCACGGATGTGCGCGGCGCAGGCGTTCAGGGCTTTGACAGCCTCTATGTGGGCACCGGTCTCAAGGAGCATGGCGAGGATTTCGAAGAGGAAGTCGCCGAATTGCTGGCAGCCTATGGAGAAGCAGCGACCTGGGCCATGACAGGCTTAAGATGGTGA
- a CDS encoding DUF3035 domain-containing protein: MKTQLSLLALGAVCLATTACSSGSGSRTPDEFRVVTKAPLTVPPDYSLRPPGAGESVPPEVEAAQNDNAAAFGATLGVNASASERALVAAADANAVSPLIRTRLDYEEFKSIRKPTTITDRILFWRKDNPEDAESAATDNATGNEPVTIESTSAKPRVKLPGT; this comes from the coding sequence ATGAAGACGCAGCTTTCCCTTCTGGCCCTGGGCGCCGTTTGCCTGGCGACGACGGCCTGCTCCAGCGGATCCGGTTCCCGCACGCCCGACGAGTTCCGGGTCGTCACCAAGGCGCCGCTGACTGTGCCGCCGGACTATTCCCTCCGTCCGCCGGGCGCTGGCGAGTCGGTGCCGCCTGAAGTGGAAGCCGCGCAGAACGACAATGCGGCCGCCTTCGGCGCGACGCTCGGCGTCAATGCCAGTGCCTCCGAACGGGCGCTCGTGGCCGCGGCGGACGCTAACGCTGTCAGCCCGCTGATCCGCACCCGCCTCGACTATGAAGAGTTCAAGTCGATCCGGAAGCCGACCACGATCACCGACCGCATCCTGTTCTGGCGGAAGGACAATCCGGAAGACGCTGAATCCGCGGCGACGGATAACGCCACCGGCAATGAGCCTGTGACAATCGAGAGCACGTCGGCCAAGCCGCGTGTGAAGCTGCCGGGAACCTGA
- a CDS encoding pitrilysin family protein, which produces MKRTLTGGLVALAVFALPALADNATAPAEAWTPKTFELDNGMEVVVIPDHRAPVVTHMVWYKVGAVDEAPGKSGIAHLFEHVMFQQTDTLAPGEFDSIVSRNGGQSNAFTSWDYTAYFERVAKEQLGTMMELEADRMVNLVIDDDPEGAFISERDVVKEERRQRIDNNPGVILQEQVLSELWKGHPYEITVIGNMDEVAALTPEDGLNFYHEYYSPENAILVVAGDVTEDEVRTLAQATYGQIVPTGTAHGQRKWRDVPLLTENDEIIHSDPKVRQPVWSRYYNGVSQIRSPKEAYALEVGLEVLGGGMTSRLYQSLVEQQQLAISASSYAWTDLHDQGPAVISASPAPGVSMDELETAVMAEVSKALDEGFTEEEVIRARNKLAATAIYARDSQSTMANVFGSTLAIGGTIESVLSYPDDVRAVTPEEAIAAVRTVFGPDRHYIEAQLLPEDMAAEE; this is translated from the coding sequence ATGAAACGGACGCTGACCGGAGGGCTTGTCGCCCTTGCCGTCTTTGCCCTGCCAGCCCTGGCTGACAATGCCACCGCCCCGGCAGAGGCATGGACCCCCAAAACCTTCGAACTCGACAATGGCATGGAGGTGGTGGTGATCCCCGACCATCGCGCGCCGGTCGTGACCCATATGGTCTGGTACAAGGTTGGCGCGGTCGATGAAGCGCCCGGCAAGAGCGGGATCGCCCACCTCTTCGAACACGTGATGTTCCAGCAGACCGACACGCTGGCGCCGGGTGAGTTCGACTCCATCGTGTCCCGCAATGGCGGTCAGTCGAACGCCTTCACCAGCTGGGACTACACCGCCTATTTCGAGCGCGTGGCCAAGGAACAGCTCGGCACGATGATGGAGCTGGAAGCGGACCGGATGGTGAACCTCGTCATCGACGACGACCCGGAAGGTGCTTTCATCTCCGAGCGCGACGTGGTGAAGGAAGAACGCCGCCAGCGGATCGACAACAATCCCGGCGTGATCCTGCAGGAACAGGTCCTGTCCGAACTCTGGAAGGGCCATCCCTACGAGATCACCGTCATCGGCAACATGGATGAAGTGGCTGCGTTGACGCCGGAAGACGGCCTCAATTTCTATCACGAATATTACAGCCCGGAGAATGCCATCCTCGTCGTCGCCGGCGATGTGACCGAAGACGAAGTGCGCACGCTTGCCCAGGCGACCTATGGCCAGATCGTTCCGACCGGCACGGCCCATGGCCAGCGCAAATGGCGCGATGTGCCGCTACTGACCGAGAATGACGAGATCATCCATTCCGATCCGAAAGTCCGCCAGCCGGTCTGGAGCCGTTACTACAATGGCGTTTCGCAGATCCGGTCTCCGAAAGAGGCCTATGCGCTTGAGGTTGGCCTGGAAGTGCTGGGCGGCGGCATGACGAGCCGGCTTTACCAGTCGCTTGTGGAGCAACAGCAACTGGCGATCAGCGCCTCCTCCTATGCCTGGACCGATCTGCACGATCAGGGCCCGGCCGTGATCTCGGCCAGCCCGGCACCCGGTGTCAGCATGGACGAGCTTGAAACCGCTGTCATGGCCGAAGTCAGCAAGGCGCTGGACGAGGGTTTCACGGAGGAAGAGGTCATCCGGGCCCGGAACAAGCTTGCCGCAACCGCAATCTATGCCCGCGACAGCCAGTCGACCATGGCGAACGTCTTCGGCTCGACCCTCGCTATCGGCGGGACGATTGAGAGCGTCCTCTCCTATCCGGACGATGTCCGTGCGGTGACACCGGAAGAGGCCATTGCTGCCGTGCGCACCGTGTTTGGCCCTGACCGTCATTACATCGAGGCACAGCTGCTGCCGGAAGACATGGCGGCGGAGGAATAG
- a CDS encoding YbjN domain-containing protein — MRTLLTTAALAVAVSFPASAQEFSADTSLANDDRVVRSLNLEDLKAIAVSEGHTITEVGGEGDISLRATNSDGLIFHLIGTACDTEYAEGCLGMMVQVRYDSDEDVTAEKVNDANLAYAAVSTWWDKDGETLGITRYIILDGGQRMENVKINLQNALALGPLVADVVWPYDAEDDEYNDWLFSDDEDSE; from the coding sequence ATGCGCACTTTGCTCACCACAGCGGCCTTGGCAGTGGCCGTATCCTTCCCGGCCTCCGCACAGGAATTCAGCGCCGACACATCGCTTGCGAATGACGACCGCGTCGTGCGCAGCCTCAACCTGGAAGACCTGAAGGCGATTGCGGTTTCCGAGGGCCACACGATCACGGAAGTTGGCGGCGAAGGCGACATTTCGCTTCGGGCCACAAATTCCGACGGGCTGATCTTCCACTTGATCGGCACCGCGTGTGACACCGAATACGCCGAGGGGTGCCTCGGCATGATGGTGCAGGTCCGTTACGACAGCGATGAGGACGTGACGGCAGAAAAGGTCAATGACGCAAACCTCGCCTATGCCGCCGTGTCCACCTGGTGGGACAAGGACGGCGAGACGCTCGGCATCACACGTTACATCATTCTGGATGGCGGCCAGCGTATGGAAAACGTGAAGATCAATCTGCAGAACGCGCTCGCGCTTGGCCCGCTCGTCGCAGATGTCGTCTGGCCGTATGATGCGGAAGACGACGAATACAATGACTGGCTGTTCAGCGACGACGAAGACAGCGAGTAA
- a CDS encoding fumarylacetoacetate hydrolase family protein, with amino-acid sequence MHVIRYQQGNSIRYGILSAQSVTPIRGTNLEEAMKGEPDGAPVPLSEIDILSPVARPGKILGIGVNYAAHAAESVSFVDTKKPEIQKWFNKQATAINDPYADVELPKVSHQLDYEGELVVVIGKRGRHVPRERAFEIVAGVTIGCDYSVRDWQRASQTMIMGKGFDTHAPVGPAIVTLDEIDDLSALEVRTFVNGEQRQSGHVRDMVHDIPAQIAHLTAAFTLEPGDLIFTGTPAGVGAGFDPPKWLKAGDRVRVEIDALGYMEQQIVTEPGRMVIG; translated from the coding sequence ATGCATGTGATCAGGTACCAACAGGGAAATTCTATCCGTTATGGAATACTGTCTGCGCAATCTGTAACCCCCATTCGGGGGACAAACCTGGAAGAGGCCATGAAAGGTGAGCCGGACGGCGCGCCTGTGCCGCTGTCCGAAATCGACATTCTGTCGCCCGTCGCCCGGCCGGGGAAAATCCTCGGCATTGGCGTGAACTATGCGGCGCATGCCGCAGAGAGTGTCAGCTTCGTCGATACGAAGAAGCCGGAGATCCAGAAATGGTTCAACAAGCAGGCCACCGCGATCAACGATCCGTATGCGGACGTAGAGCTTCCGAAGGTGTCGCATCAGCTTGATTATGAAGGGGAATTGGTCGTCGTAATCGGCAAGCGCGGGCGGCATGTGCCGCGCGAGCGCGCGTTTGAAATCGTTGCGGGCGTTACGATTGGCTGCGACTATTCGGTGCGCGACTGGCAGCGCGCCAGCCAGACCATGATCATGGGCAAGGGGTTCGACACGCATGCGCCGGTCGGCCCGGCCATCGTGACGCTGGACGAGATCGACGACCTCTCCGCACTGGAAGTGCGCACCTTCGTGAATGGCGAACAGCGCCAGTCCGGCCATGTGCGGGACATGGTTCACGACATTCCCGCACAGATTGCGCACCTGACGGCGGCCTTCACGCTGGAGCCGGGCGATCTGATCTTTACCGGCACACCAGCAGGCGTCGGCGCAGGCTTCGATCCGCCGAAATGGCTGAAAGCCGGAGACCGTGTCCGGGTCGAGATCGACGCGCTGGGTTACATGGAACAGCAAATCGTGACAGAGCCGGGACGTATGGTGATCGGCTGA
- a CDS encoding MaoC family dehydratase codes for MTEFTGFKYEDLEIGQSHETVHEITADDIQRFAEVSGDFNPLHMSDEYAATTMFEKRIAHGALTASYISGILGNNLPGPGAVFVGLNMRFRRPVYIGDTVTARATVAEKIDRGNRVVLKIECIVDGKRVIAGDAEVVAPSREA; via the coding sequence ATGACTGAATTTACCGGCTTCAAATATGAAGACCTCGAAATCGGGCAGTCGCACGAAACCGTGCATGAGATCACTGCGGACGACATCCAGCGCTTTGCTGAAGTGTCGGGCGATTTCAATCCGCTGCACATGTCCGACGAATATGCCGCCACGACCATGTTCGAGAAGCGCATCGCCCATGGCGCGCTGACGGCGAGCTACATCTCCGGCATCCTCGGCAACAACCTGCCGGGGCCGGGCGCGGTCTTTGTAGGGCTGAACATGCGCTTCCGCCGTCCGGTCTATATCGGTGACACGGTTACGGCGCGTGCGACAGTCGCCGAGAAGATCGACCGCGGCAATCGAGTCGTCCTCAAGATCGAATGCATCGTGGACGGCAAGCGCGTCATCGCCGGGGACGCCGAAGTGGTTGCGCCGAGCCGGGAGGCCTGA
- a CDS encoding EAL domain-containing protein translates to MTFLLFLLYMAAGGAAGYVGATVLELGLPISIGAGVLTTAVLSQIHVLVSNGSSKREIDARMQAIEKENRDAERRMDVIEARTDVVEETVKHELTERRDALVSEMKQLESLIDRLSHSFETRLAETSTNKIVAPQEDAILRDVRDALKDGRVDLHLQPIVSLPQRRVSFYEGFTRLRRPDGSLILPAEFLDAGRRANLMGQIDNFTLFRCVQIVRRLAERDRRVGVFCNIAASSLEDSTFFPMFLEFMTENRDLSGAVIFEIRADRFETRSRTMRDNMDKLTALGFRFSIDHAPDLGLDLPRLQSAGVRFVKMNGGALIDQLRDPAGPRPVSSINRRVDGEEVSAVFSRYGITMVAEKMEDEASVVEILEYEIPYGQGHVFGAPRPIKASLMEETAPPREMVQRLTNFG, encoded by the coding sequence ATGACGTTTCTCTTGTTCCTGCTGTACATGGCAGCCGGCGGTGCCGCCGGATACGTCGGCGCGACGGTGCTGGAACTCGGCCTGCCGATCTCCATCGGTGCGGGCGTGCTGACCACAGCCGTCCTCAGCCAGATCCACGTCCTTGTTTCCAATGGCAGTTCGAAGCGCGAAATCGATGCGCGCATGCAGGCCATTGAGAAAGAGAACCGCGACGCCGAACGCCGCATGGACGTGATCGAAGCGCGCACCGACGTGGTTGAGGAAACGGTCAAGCATGAGCTGACCGAGCGGCGCGACGCGCTGGTCTCGGAAATGAAGCAGCTTGAAAGCCTGATCGACCGGCTGTCTCACAGTTTCGAAACCCGTCTGGCGGAAACCTCTACCAACAAGATTGTCGCCCCGCAGGAAGACGCAATTCTCCGCGATGTGCGCGACGCGCTGAAGGATGGCCGTGTCGACCTGCATCTGCAGCCGATCGTGTCGCTGCCGCAGCGCCGCGTGTCTTTCTATGAAGGCTTCACGCGCCTGCGCCGTCCCGACGGCTCGCTGATCCTGCCGGCGGAATTCCTCGACGCCGGCCGCCGCGCCAATCTGATGGGGCAGATCGACAATTTCACCCTGTTCCGCTGTGTGCAGATCGTGCGCCGCCTGGCAGAGCGGGACCGCCGCGTCGGCGTCTTCTGTAATATCGCGGCAAGCTCGCTGGAAGATTCAACCTTCTTCCCGATGTTCCTTGAATTCATGACGGAAAACCGGGACCTCTCCGGCGCCGTCATCTTCGAGATCCGCGCCGACCGGTTCGAGACCCGCTCGCGCACCATGCGGGACAATATGGACAAGCTGACCGCGCTCGGCTTCCGCTTCTCCATCGACCACGCCCCGGACCTCGGCCTCGATCTGCCGCGCCTTCAGTCGGCCGGCGTACGCTTTGTGAAGATGAATGGCGGCGCCCTGATCGACCAGCTGCGCGACCCGGCCGGGCCGCGCCCGGTGTCGTCCATCAACCGCCGTGTCGACGGCGAGGAAGTCTCAGCCGTGTTCTCCCGCTATGGCATCACCATGGTGGCAGAGAAGATGGAAGACGAGGCGAGCGTCGTCGAAATCCTCGAATACGAGATCCCTTATGGCCAGGGCCATGTCTTCGGCGCCCCGCGCCCGATCAAGGCCTCGCTGATGGAAGAAACTGCCCCGCCGCGGGAAATGGTCCAGCGCCTGACCAATTTCGGCTAA
- the lspA gene encoding signal peptidase II — MQMKPAQVWPLAIIPVTLIADQVTKSMVLANERFRAMECFHNSFACGTVELPGPINLSMVWNRGMSYGMFQSEGIGRWILAGIMLAIALGFLRWLMVAEGRLLKLSLALVIGGAFGNLIDRVRFGAVVDFINAGALHFPWVFNVADAAISVGAVLLFFDQFVLSGRKPSGKPDRPSKT, encoded by the coding sequence ATGCAAATGAAACCTGCTCAGGTCTGGCCGCTGGCCATCATTCCGGTCACGCTGATTGCAGACCAGGTGACCAAATCGATGGTTCTGGCGAACGAGCGGTTCCGTGCGATGGAATGCTTCCATAACAGCTTTGCCTGCGGAACGGTCGAGCTGCCCGGACCGATCAACCTGTCCATGGTATGGAACCGGGGCATGAGCTACGGCATGTTCCAGTCCGAGGGCATCGGCCGGTGGATCCTGGCCGGCATCATGCTGGCCATCGCGCTGGGCTTCCTGCGCTGGCTGATGGTGGCGGAAGGGCGGCTGCTGAAACTGTCGCTGGCACTGGTGATCGGCGGGGCATTCGGCAATCTGATCGACCGCGTGCGTTTCGGCGCCGTGGTGGACTTCATCAATGCCGGCGCCCTTCACTTTCCATGGGTATTCAACGTTGCCGATGCTGCGATCAGTGTTGGCGCGGTCTTGCTGTTTTTCGATCAATTCGTACTGTCTGGAAGAAAGCCGTCCGGGAAACCGGACCGGCCATCCAAAACTTAG